The sequence below is a genomic window from Amia ocellicauda isolate fAmiCal2 chromosome 6, fAmiCal2.hap1, whole genome shotgun sequence.
TGACTGCAGACTCTTTAACAGATCTGCAGAgacggaggagagaggagaggaggaggggagggatgtaAGAGGAAGTAAAGAGATGGACAGAGGAGGGAAgagaaggggtggggggtgaaagGAACAGATGGCAAGAGATTGAAAGGATTGAgatggagggaggagaggagtgCAGTGGAAAacagggacagagggagaggaggaaaaGAGAAGGAATAAAAGGAGAGAAACATGAGGCAGACTGCAAACTGGACAGACAGACATTGCAATGACAGTGCAGCAGCAGAAACTATCAGAGgagcgacagacagacagacaggcaggcaggcagtcacTATCTACAGTTGCAGGATCAGCATCTCTACAGTGCAGGATCAGTGTGATCAGTGTGTCTACTGTGCGGCTGTGTATCGTTCCCCCTGACCATTCGATAGGCATCTAGATATATGGTCACCGATAACATTCAGGAAAGATGCGGTTAGAAAAATTTACGATTTGATAGAAACGTACAAAGCTCTCAGTCAGTGCAGAGACGCAGCGCTGCCCCGGGGACTCTGCGCAGAGCCGAGCAGCCATTCAGTGCTTgggatttacagtgagggaaacaagtatttgatcccctgccccCTTagcattaacatgcaaatcaattttttgaaatgcgtttttctggattttgttgttgttattctgtttctcactgttaaaatacacctaccattaaaattatagactgatcatttctttgtcagtgggcaaacgtacaaaatcagcaggggataaaattcttttttcccctcactgtacatgggattgctttgtgttttaatcccagttacaaatattttacaaataaaatggaGATGGTTCAGATTaagttattttccataaatgcaaaaatgtaaaGTTGCTTTATGTTGCAAATCAATATTTAGTCCACAATACATCCGTATGAAGATCCCAAGACTAGCTTAGACTAGTTTTTGGCAACACCATCCCATTTCCTCGTAAACCCACCTTGTACCTCTTCATCGGCCAGTCATGCACATGCTCAGCAAGACAGACAGGCGTCTCCGATTTTTGATCACAAATCACTTGGcttaacccccccccaccacagcaCTGCTGCTGGGTCAAAAGTATCATCAGGAGAAGCCAGCGACACATTATGATCCAATCTGCAATTGCTGTATCGGTTTGTGACGAGCAGATCGATATTTAACAGATTCATTAATAAATATGGACCAGACTGGGGAATTTGAATCGGTGCAGTCGTATCTCAAACAGCTGGACTAGCGCATCGCTTTGAGTTGGTGAATCGTTACACCCCTAGTATACAGTGAAGTGTGTCAGTGCGTACTCTTTgtgccagtgtgtcagtctatacacagtgcagtgtcagtgccGTACTCACTCTGTGCCAGTGTATATCCTGAGTTGGGTGAGGCAGAGGGCGTGCTGGCACCGCTGGGGGAGAAGTTCAGCAGGTCCAGGGGGAACTGGAAGGGCAGAGAGACGGGCACCAGCCCCCCCAGCATGCCGAACGCCCCCAGCCCACCCCCCCCCGCAGACAGCAGGGGCAGAGAGGGAGGGCTGCCCAAGAGACTGGCGGCTGAGGTcacctgaagagagagagagactagtATTGAGACCAACTTACTTACTCTTACCACCTTACACCCCAATCGATTTACAATCACACGCtttacacccacacacataGCCATCccatacttacacacacacccaccccagacttacacacacacatacccccTAGACTAACACgcgcgcacgcacgcacaccagattcacatacacacacccacccacaccaGATTGACACTCCCACTCACCTGAGTTAGTGTTGTCTGCGTGCTGGGGGCCGTGCTGGCCACTCTGCTCGGAATGGGCTTGACCCCCGACCCCACGATCCCCGACGACCTCTGGGCCGGAGAGGGGCAGGAGCGCCTGTGATTGGCCGAGGGGGACTGGGAAGGGGCGGGGCGAAgcggggagggggtggggttaCTGCTGGTATTGCTACtagtgttgctgctgctgctggggggTGCACACTTAGGCCCCCCCACAATGAGACCGGAGCCCTGCCCGGCTTTCCCTGCCACCCCCTGCACTGCATAAGGGGGCCGGAAATTGGGCTTGCAGGAGGAGGAGCTCACTGCCGTCACCTGCGcccgggggagagagagagagggggaggaggtggTCTGGGAGGGCACGGAGGacggggggggggcgggggcagaggtggcggggggggggcggggcgtCTGCAGGGCGTTGGTGAGCTTGACGATAGGGGGAAGGCTGCGTGACGCCTTGGTGAGGGTGGCCTGCATGGGGGTGATGAAATTGgactggtggtggtgggggggccgGGCAGAGGGAGAAGGGGGGGTGTTCTTGGGGTGGCCTTGGGGGGGCCGCGAGGGTGTGCTGGGCAGTTGCTGGGCCTTGTGTGCAGGGGGGGTCAGTCTGTGTTGCAGGGGAGGGGTGGTGCCATGGCCGGCCTTGGCTCCTCCGCCTCCAGTGGGGGTCAAGCTCTTGCCCGAGGGTGGGGGGTACAACTTGCTCTGAGCGCCGCTTGGGGGCAGCAGGGGGGaagcggtggggggggggcggggcttCTGCAGGGCGGAGGGGGATGCGGCGGAGGCGGCAGGGGAGGAGTGGGGGTGGTGCAGCAGCAGCTTGGGGGTGGGGTTGGCAGAAGTGGCGGGGCGCTGGAGGTGGGGGTGGGCGTGCCGGTGCTGCCCATGGGCGCTCGCCGTGGCCACAGTGGCCGCCATCGTGCTGGCTGTCGTCCGGACCAGCGAGAAGCAGTCAGTGCGCGTCGCCCCCGAAACACCGGAGATGGAAagagaggaggtgggggggcgggcagagggagaggaggcGGGGGGGCgggcagagggagagggggaggagactgagggagaggtggaggtggcGGGAGGTGTGGGGGCCTCTCTCTTCACAGCGTAGGAGggcgagggggtggggggtcgtGGCCTCTTGGCAGGGGGGGCAGCGGGGGGCTGCGGGGCCGGGGGCGACGGGGGGCTGCTGTCGCTCTGGACCAGCCCCCGGGCCGCGCTGCTCAGCAGGGCCAGCGCGTGGGAGATGGAGTCCAGGGAGGGGGCCGCCAGGGCCTCGTCCAGGGAGTCGTCCAGGCAGATGGTCTCAGGGGGTGAGGAGGAGGTTGGGCGGCGGGGCTGGGACTGGGAGGGGGCCGGCGCAGCAGCAGACACACCCAGGGGCTGGGGGGTGGAGCAAGCAACAGGGGGCGTGTGGGGGGGCTGCTGGGGTGTCCGCTGCATCCACATCCCATCCTATGGGGAAGAGAGGGGTGAGAGATTGAGCAATTAGTACATGTTACATATTGACACTCCTACTGAGCactgagactgagagagagagggagagagggatgccccgtttccactggcggacgcatCCGTGTATTGTGGAGGGTTAACAATCTGGTGCTAGACGCGTCCGTCCctactgaggacatgattcgctttcagctgtggaggtgtgtgtttgacttgtagacagagagggaggagatcagatgcattgtgtcggaagatataatctcaagtgtagtgtgcgatcacgaagaaattagttttattagcagcatggagtgaaatccacgtacagaaacaatgaaatgttttactgcttacagttaatatccgagtgcattaaaaacttggatttcgtAGGACCAGTGCAGGATACTGAAGGATAATGATCGGAtggtagcagccgattttattaatatttcatgaacagctggccggtgtttcaggctgtgttgtgtgaatggtgtgcaggacaatccacagagacaatcagtatgaaggcgaagaCGATTAGTTAAcatgtccatttacaagttaaattaatgaataaataaatacagcagatctgggtttccctctaaaacattaaggactggtttaataaatgcgtccataaacgccatgaccgAGACACGcgctttagttcaattataaccggctatattgtatctggatgattcatcgtgaaacgtgtgtattgtgtttcaactgtaacttgccctggttaaggacgtctgataagtaaattataaataatacagcaaaaagtgttgttacaaatctgcagaaagagtaataagttaagggagtcatgctgtgccatttaaaatacatatatactcgcacaaatgatgacgataataataacaaaacattcgctatttagtattattgctgcacatggaaacgtattcttatgggaacatgcttgtctgaatataatgtctctacacgtttagctcttccaaatatctctgaacagaaacgtgtttattacacttttaaatcatgtaaagcacaaataataaaatggacAAAGTCCTCTCCATGTCAGGCTGTATCACTCGTAGTGTTTCCTATCTctgtttaacacaaacacaaaccaaaccctcagtcgctgctcctcctatcagagggacggacgtcacaacggcctggttttgcaaaaaaaggtCTGGGACGCGTCTGAGGATGGACGCGTCCGGCACAGCATGGCACGACACAgacacttaagccagtggaaccgaggcaagAGAGTGCTGGGGAGGGAAAGCAGGAGACAAGGAGTGTGAAGAGGAGTAGGGCAAGTGAGAGTGAAGAGGGGGAGTGTGACAGTTCTTACCCTGGGTTTAGTTTTGGGTGTGGGGACAATCTTCTTCTTGGCtctacaggagagagagagcaacattgaatgtgtgtttttaagtGTAGCATGACAGAGAGGAGATTGTCATTGTGGGACAGTGCGAAAGACTCACAGGTTTCCAGTGAGGTGACTGTGCACAGAGCGACTCTCTTTAAACAGCAtcctgagggagggagagaaagaataTTGATTCATATCAAAAACACTAAAGGAGAAATTGGCAAAGACAGTGTTGCggaaagaaagagacagagagacgcacactgaccTGGCCTGCATCCAGCCCTTTGGCCACAGGGGTTTGACCTCGGCCTCCATGAAGCTTTTGAGGTAGTCCTCCGGAGACAGGGTGCACTGCGACTCCAGCGCATAGCAGCCCAGCTTCACCCTCACCAGGTTACACAGCAGCGTCCTACAACCACACACAGGAATTCATTACCACTAACACTGTAATAACAGGACTATTACCGATGTAACATTGTTGTATCACCACTATAACActaataacacacacatactgtaatACAAGGGGAGCATTATGGTTCCTGGACATAGCGGCCCAGCTTCCCCCTAACTAGTTTACACAGCAGCACTTGTAACCACACAGGCATCTATCACCACTGTAATAACACCATACTATTACCACAAGCACCGTAATAACAGAGCTATTACCACTATAACAACACCATACTATTACCATAAGCACTGTAATAACATAGCTATTACCACTGTAACAACACTAATCCAACTGTTGTACCACTAACACACAGGACTATATTACCACTGTACCACAAATAACATGACTATTACCATTGTAACACTAATAACAGGACTATTACCACTGTAACACTAATAAAACCTGGCCATTACCACTACAACCCTGTAATAACAGGGCCATTACCACTGTAATAACACAGGGCTATTACCACTGTCAATTGTAATAAATAACACTAATAACACATTACTGTAATAAACGGGTAGCACTGCGGCTCCAGGGCATAGCAGCCCAGCTTCACCCTCATCGGGTTACACAGCAATGCCCTGGGGCACAGCACTAATAAAGCATTCGATATTCTAATAGACTAGTATCTGATTACTTGTGAGAGTAGGGAATCAATCTGGGAGATTGCGAGGTGGCACAGCTAGAGCAGCCCATTTAGAAGGAGGAGCAGCTCTTTTCAAGGTCATCCTTTTTGGCAGAGGCCACTTCCTAATACTATGGATAAAGGATGGATGGATGTGATAATGACCTGCATATAATCACTTAATGTGAATGCAGTTTAATGTAGAAAATGCTTAACGCGGActgatgtaattaaaaatacagcaaCCCAATGTGCACAACTCTTAACACACAATGACAAACGTGGTAAGATGCATCCATCTAAACATTTTTCCATGCTACCATACAACATGCATAACTGTAAATCTCTTCCAAGTCATAACGTTGCCCTGTCAGCCATTAGGACTCGTGTCAAATGCCAACACGGTAGATAACTATCTGATCACCTGGTAACACTTGAGCCTCATAATTGAAAATAGCTTTCTCCATGTGAATGAAATATAGTGTGATTGGTCATTCATTCATCACTACATAAAGCTCTGAGGAAATAAACTGTGATGTTGATGAAAATCTTTGGCCAAATGCAGAGCAGAGAACAGATCTCCGATGTCAATATCACTGAATCACTATCTAATTGTCTATAGTTACTGTAAGCACTTCGTGTTCATTTGTAATTTTGATTTTATGTATTCTACATTGCACAACAAAATGCCAGCATACTTTACTGTAGGTTTCCattagtgtactgtagtgcGTTTTCCACCAGCAGGATTCATTACTGTTACTGTAAGACATTTACTTTTGGAGGACTACATAAGAGATGATACAATTGTGTAGAATATCACTGAATGCTTACTACACATTAGTGAGAATAGTTTTCCACTTGTCATTTTGCTCAGGGTAATCTTGATCAGTAGCAAATTACACTTTTAGACTGTATGGATTTGAATGATTGTGTGCATTATTTTTTAACGGCTGCTACTACACAGCGCTTCGATGATTAAACTTCAGTGATCAGCGCATCTGATATGTTGGTACCATTTGCGATGTATCTCACTTGACACAGCAGTATGTATCTTGCACTCTGCGTGGGATTTTGACCCCAAAAATGAGCTGCATCTTGTGTTAAGAGATGAACACATTGGGTTGCGAGtcaaagcaattgtaaaaaatatttatacacaAACATTCTTCATTAAAAATACTACATTCAAGAGAGTAAGTCTTTATGGTTATATTAAAAGCATAATCATCACGTTAAGCCCTAATAACATTAAGTGAAATTGGTTACAATAGGAAAACCCTTTATAAtgctgtggaaggaaagttagagtTAGAAAATCCTCtctcaaacctgttttcttcattgtacacttaagaaagataaggtcaagctagaaggtcaggccagaaggtagtttgatctccgtttgttatttacgatgaacatcttggagacaattacaaacagtatgatttgagTGTCTGCTCCCTAAACCATGTactgacctatgaactctgtcctataatgatatatattctgcatagttagcctttaagataacatagtaatgactttctaattataaccagatctttgacttctgtgtgtataaaagcctctgacttttactATGGAGTCAGAGCAACTTTGGAATCTCATGATGCTCTGTTCTTCTCCAGGCTgcgtgtaataaaggcattgcaacaaacgctccaacctgattgaagactgagtttcttccacaATGTCCATTTCTAGCGGTCACGTCTGTAATAATGTAACACGCATGTCACTGCAAGAGGAGTGACCCTGTCATAGCAAAGAGCACAACGGAGAACCACAGCAGCTGCCCCTCGTACCGTAGACCGTCGTCCCAGACGAATTTCTTGCGCGGCCCCATGACCCTGCGGCCCGGCCTCTCCTCGTCATCGTCCTCCGAGCCGACCTTCTCGCCCTCCTCACTCTGTCTGTTCACACACAACAATACACTGTTAACACACATACACGAGCCGTTCTTCTCACCCTCATCACTCTCtgtacacacacaatacacttcACACACACCATTCTTCTTGTCCTCCTCACTTTCTATATACAGACAACAATACACTTAACATACACACAGTTCACATAGCCATACACCCCTGTCCCGCTCCGTGCGTACTTGGCTGCGTGTGCCTGGCAGTGCAGGTTGTAGCGGGCGATCTGCTCGGGCATCACGCTGCACACCGCCAGCTTGAGCTTCAGTAGGGGGGTCCTGAGACGGTCgtcctgggggagagagaggtcaGTACAGTGCGGCGCAGCACGCGGCGCAGCACGCTGCGCAGGAGCGCAGCGCGGCTCGCTCCACTACCTGAATGTTGAGGTTGAGCTTCTTGAGTCTCTTCAGTAGCGTGTCCTTGTTGCAGGGCACGAAGGCCTCCAGGTGGGAGTACACGGCCGCACGCACCTCCGCCGACTGCTCCTGCACCTGCAGCTcaatactgagagagagaggggggggggttcatacacacgcatgcacacactgtaCAAGGACAGAGAGGGATTGATGCACCAtcgcagagagggagagacaggcacacacagatGCATAGAGAAACAGGGAGGGAGACGCACAGACGCAGAGAGGAAGACACTCACTCCAGCAGGATGTTGTTCATGTCCAGGGTGAAGAACTTCTTCCTTCCCTCCTCATCGAACTGACGAGATGcctgagggggtgggggggggggttggacaGCATCAGTAAAACACTATTAAACTCCTCCAAAACATACTCGCACAcacttctctttcttttcctggTCACTGACCTGGAACATAAACCTgcttctctccatctctccctctctttctctctctgagaTCTATcagctgcctctctctctccctcctctcttcccTCAATATCTCCTGCTGGAAAACACGCTGCAGACAGCAGTCGGCATTCACCATGTTTGGCTGTGCTTAATACTCTGCAGCTGCGATACAAACTAAACCCTTCATGGCGAGACAGTGGACCGCGGTCCGGCAGGTGCATCACAGCTGTAGCCTCCACATGTTGCTATAAGGACTCTTCAGACGACCCTGTTTGAAGCTGTGTGGCTGCAGCGACTGACGCGTCAATCACAGGCAGCAAAGCGCCTCACACTCAGCATCTCAGTTACTCGCAGGAGTGCAACACGCCTTTTCCATGGCAACATGATGCTCTGCAGCAGTCTGTCCCCCCCAGCACTGCTACCGAGCACCAGAGGCCAGGCCAGCACTGCTACTTTTTtgtaaaccaaaaaacaaaacaatgtatcgaaagcaaaaaaactaaaacttgaaagcaaaaaatgttaaaatcgagagcaaaactctgACACTCTCGTCTGCAGTtactgtctttgcttgcgatgctgcgatctttgcttttgccgccagtttctttgctttcgatttatttatttttgtttacgagttttggcgctgttttgtcgtgagggcgggatttacagggaggcgtggatcctgggtctccattggtccagcaggtttgagtgacagttcttcctgacccaatcagtgagcaggtgggctggtctgacagtcactCTGCAACACATCTGACTTCAGCACCGACTGACCCAGACTGAGTGGAGCAACTACATGGCtttggaatttaattataaacaaagcatgctttttataaaagttgtggacaatcgctttctacatattacatgtgtttattttatacagtctCTTTATCGATGGACCTgtaattttgtaggtgactgttCATAtatagtgtgcatgtgtgcgtgtatgtttcttacctaaacaaactgggacatcacatgctcttaatgaatacgatgccccttaatttgcctcttgctaaatgcTGTGATCtccatcagtctggcgctcTGTTAActgagcagctgaattaaagtgctctgcaggtgacattaatatgaacatgatattaaacatgttactgtgcacgtagcaggtggatcctgtgttttgtttcagtgctgtatgttgggctcaaatggcggtgggatccagtgattgtgcagttcttgactgcaggtctctgcgcACACAGGGGGTTTAATGAGTCactgaatcggcgctgctgttgaaaccgagacagtcgataccatcccacacagagatcaccagaccagcccacctgctcactgattgggttaggaagaaccgtcactcaaacctgttggaccaatggagacccaggatccacgcctccctgtaaatcccaccctcaaGACAAAACCGCGCCAAAACtcaaaacgaaaaaaaaaaaatcaaatcaaaagcaaagaaaccggtggcaaaagcaaaaattgcagcatcgcaagcaaagacaggaacTGCAGGCGAGCACAGCAGAGgtttgctctcgatttaacattttttgttttaaagttttttttttttttgcttttgatacatttttttgttttgtttacaattctataaatTCGATtcttcgatttttttatttttgatctcaacatcaaatTTTATcaagtgctttatttttttttggtttacaatacatatattttttaatgcgatacttatggcgctaaggGTCCACCTGCAGCAGGACGACCCGCAGGcacacccccacacagcactgcgcaGCCTGCAGACACCACCACACAGACCTGCACAGCTGTGCACACCCTGCAGACACCACCACACAGCGCACAGCCTGCGGGAGAGAGCCCCCTCAGTAGCACAGTGCTGGAGCTCAGCCAGTTGATCCAAATGAACATCAGTGATCTCCAGAACAGCACCAGCAAAAAACTCCCAGCAAACACAATGAAAACTATTAATATCAATCTTAGGGCTATATGAaatccaaaaacacacacagcatatCAGCATACCAAATAACTGCTATTATTAAGTCATTATTTACATGTTatgaagttaaaaaacaaaacatgac
It includes:
- the ubn2a gene encoding ubinuclein-2a isoform X1 codes for the protein MAEPRKVPFVTLSSPEPRKRRREDDTASPGDSEPGAAARFGKEAGGEAAVAAADANGGQRGITVRLNLRLSEPSDQASAEFNYSELLQSLQVKKPDPIPADPADPFNDDERDRQQVEALAKKFEAKYGCSGKKKRKDRLQDLIDIGFGYDETDPFIDNSEAYDELVPASLTTKLGGFYINTGTLQFRQASESEGEEGERKSKHFRKMKDGEERGIKKRKRKEEGSSLEKEKKPRKNRVPKQLGVSSLRPDKKKRKKLLKDSLSLAAMLRRFTREKEEMPRKHLPNATPSNPPRPPAAPPVPPTAAAAPPAAGDLHDFADPSVISLLGSTNESDMLQDLLGDLDLEQLLDSEAEASENGLLGAVVPAGGQKAGLSQRQAPMLLTPPPLPDGLPAPLIKRIEDLRAASRQFDEEGRKKFFTLDMNNILLDIELQVQEQSAEVRAAVYSHLEAFVPCNKDTLLKRLKKLNLNIQDDRLRTPLLKLKLAVCSVMPEQIARYNLHCQAHAAKQSEEGEKVGSEDDDEERPGRRVMGPRKKFVWDDGLRTLLCNLVRVKLGCYALESQCTLSPEDYLKSFMEAEVKPLWPKGWMQARMLFKESRSVHSHLTGNLAKKKIVPTPKTKPRDGMWMQRTPQQPPHTPPVACSTPQPLGVSAAAPAPSQSQPRRPTSSSPPETICLDDSLDEALAAPSLDSISHALALLSSAARGLVQSDSSPPSPPAPQPPAAPPAKRPRPPTPSPSYAVKREAPTPPATSTSPSVSSPSPSARPPASSPSARPPTSSLSISGVSGATRTDCFSLVRTTASTMAATVATASAHGQHRHAHPHLQRPATSANPTPKLLLHHPHSSPAASAASPSALQKPRPPPTASPLLPPSGAQSKLYPPPSGKSLTPTGGGGAKAGHGTTPPLQHRLTPPAHKAQQLPSTPSRPPQGHPKNTPPSPSARPPHHHQSNFITPMQATLTKASRSLPPIVKLTNALQTPRPPPATSAPAPPPSSVPSQTTSSPSLSLPRAQVTAVSSSSCKPNFRPPYAVQGVAGKAGQGSGLIVGGPKCAPPSSSSNTSSNTSSNPTPSPLRPAPSQSPSANHRRSCPSPAQRSSGIVGSGVKPIPSRVASTAPSTQTTLTQVTSAASLLGSPPSLPLLSAGGGGLGAFGMLGGLVPVSLPFQFPLDLLNFSPSGASTPSASPNSGYTLAQNLLKSLQSGSPAALPPHLQHMFTDSSQSQGGEVKRKTH
- the ubn2a gene encoding ubinuclein-2a isoform X2, which produces MAEPRKVPFVTLSSPEPRKRRREDDTASPGDSEPGAAARFGKEAGGEAAVAAADANGGQRGITVRLNLRLSEPSDQASAEFNYSELLQSLQVKKPDPIPADPADPFNDDERDRQQVEALAKKFEAKYGCSGKKKRKDRLQDLIDIGFGYDETDPFIDNSEAYDELVPASLTTKLGGFYINTGTLQFRQASESEGEEGERKSKHFRMKDGEERGIKKRKRKEEGSSLEKEKKPRKNRVPKQLGVSSLRPDKKKRKKLLKDSLSLAAMLRRFTREKEEMPRKHLPNATPSNPPRPPAAPPVPPTAAAAPPAAGDLHDFADPSVISLLGSTNESDMLQDLLGDLDLEQLLDSEAEASENGLLGAVVPAGGQKAGLSQRQAPMLLTPPPLPDGLPAPLIKRIEDLRAASRQFDEEGRKKFFTLDMNNILLDIELQVQEQSAEVRAAVYSHLEAFVPCNKDTLLKRLKKLNLNIQDDRLRTPLLKLKLAVCSVMPEQIARYNLHCQAHAAKQSEEGEKVGSEDDDEERPGRRVMGPRKKFVWDDGLRTLLCNLVRVKLGCYALESQCTLSPEDYLKSFMEAEVKPLWPKGWMQARMLFKESRSVHSHLTGNLAKKKIVPTPKTKPRDGMWMQRTPQQPPHTPPVACSTPQPLGVSAAAPAPSQSQPRRPTSSSPPETICLDDSLDEALAAPSLDSISHALALLSSAARGLVQSDSSPPSPPAPQPPAAPPAKRPRPPTPSPSYAVKREAPTPPATSTSPSVSSPSPSARPPASSPSARPPTSSLSISGVSGATRTDCFSLVRTTASTMAATVATASAHGQHRHAHPHLQRPATSANPTPKLLLHHPHSSPAASAASPSALQKPRPPPTASPLLPPSGAQSKLYPPPSGKSLTPTGGGGAKAGHGTTPPLQHRLTPPAHKAQQLPSTPSRPPQGHPKNTPPSPSARPPHHHQSNFITPMQATLTKASRSLPPIVKLTNALQTPRPPPATSAPAPPPSSVPSQTTSSPSLSLPRAQVTAVSSSSCKPNFRPPYAVQGVAGKAGQGSGLIVGGPKCAPPSSSSNTSSNTSSNPTPSPLRPAPSQSPSANHRRSCPSPAQRSSGIVGSGVKPIPSRVASTAPSTQTTLTQVTSAASLLGSPPSLPLLSAGGGGLGAFGMLGGLVPVSLPFQFPLDLLNFSPSGASTPSASPNSGYTLAQNLLKSLQSGSPAALPPHLQHMFTDSSQSQGGEVKRKTH
- the ubn2a gene encoding ubinuclein-2a isoform X4, whose translation is MAEPRKVPFVTLSSPEPRKRRREDDTASPGDSEPGAAARFGKEAGGEAAVAAADANGGQRGITVRLNLRLSEPSDQASAEFNYSELLQSLQVKKPDPIPADPADPFNDDERDRQQVEALAKKFEAKYGCSGKKKRKDRLQDLIDIGFGYDETDPFIDNSEAYDELVPASLTTKLGGFYINTGTLQFRQASESEGEEGERKSKHFRMKDGEERGIKKRKRKEEGSSLEKEKKPRKNRVPKQLGVSSLRPDKKKRKKLLKDSLSLAAMLRRFTREKEEMPRKHLPNATPSNPPRPPAAPPVPPTAAAAPPAAGDLHDFADPSVISLLGSTNESDMLQDLLGDLDLEQLLDSEAEASENGLLGAVVPAGGQKAGLSQRQAPMLLTPPPLPDGLPAPLIKRIEDLRAASRQFDEEGRKKFFTLDMNNILLDIELQVQEQSAEVRAAVYSHLEAFVPCNKDTLLKRLKKLNLNIQDDRLRTPLLKLKLAVCSVMPEQIARYNLHCQAHAAKQSEEGEKVGSEDDDEERPGRRVMGPRKKFVWDDGLRTLLCNLVRVKLGCYALESQCTLSPEDYLKSFMEAEVKPLWPKGWMQARMLFKESRSVHSHLTGNLAKKKIVPTPKTKPRDGMWMQRTPQQPPHTPPVACSTPQPLGVSAAAPAPSQSQPRRPTSSSPPETICLDDSLDEALAAPSLDSISHALALLSSAARGLVQSDSSPPSPPAPQPPAAPPAKRPRPPTPSPSYAVKREAPTPPATSTSPSVSSPSPSARPPASSPSARPPTSSLSISGVSGATRTDCFSLVRTTASTMAATVATASAHGQHRHAHPHLQRPATSANPTPKLLLHHPHSSPAASAASPSALQKPRPPPTASPLLPPSGAQSKLYPPPSGKSLTPTGGGGAKAGHGTTPPLQHRLTPPAHKAQQLPSTPSRPPQGHPKNTPPSPSARPPHHHQSNFITPMQATLTKASRSLPPIVKLTNALQTPRPPPATSAPAPPPSSVPSQTTSSPSLSLPRAQVTAVSSSSCKPNFRPPYAVQGVAGKAGQGSGLIVGGPKCAPPSSSSNTSSNTSSNPTPSPLRPAPSQSPSANHRRSCPSPAQRSSGIVGSGVKPIPSRVASTAPSTQTTLTQVTSAASLLGSPPSLPLLSAGGGGLGAFGMLGGLVPVSLPFQFPLDLLNFSPSGASTPSASPNSGYTLAQNSSQSQGGEVKRKTH
- the ubn2a gene encoding ubinuclein-2a isoform X3, coding for MAEPRKVPFVTLSSPEPRKRRREDDTASPGDSEPGAAARFGKEAGGEAAVAAADANGGQRGITVRLNLRLSEPSDQASAEFNYSELLQSLQVKKPDPIPADPADPFNDDERDRQQVEALAKKFEAKYGCSGKKKRKDRLQDLIDIGFGYDETDPFIDNSEAYDELVPASLTTKLGGFYINTGTLQFRQASESEGEEGERKSKHFRKMKDGEERGIKKRKRKEEGSSLEKEKKPRKNRVPKQLGVSSLRPDKKKRKKLLKDSLSLAAMLRRFTREKEEMPRKHLPNATPSNPPRPPAAPPVPPTAAAAPPAAGDLHDFADPSVISLLGSTNESDMLQDLLGDLDLEQLLDSEAEASENGLLGAVVPAGGQKAGLSQRQAPMLLTPPPLPDGLPAPLIKRIEDLRAASRQFDEEGRKKFFTLDMNNILLDIELQVQEQSAEVRAAVYSHLEAFVPCNKDTLLKRLKKLNLNIQDDRLRTPLLKLKLAVCSVMPEQIARYNLHCQAHAAKQSEEGEKVGSEDDDEERPGRRVMGPRKKFVWDDGLRTLLCNLVRVKLGCYALESQCTLSPEDYLKSFMEAEVKPLWPKGWMQARMLFKESRSVHSHLTGNLAKKKIVPTPKTKPRDGMWMQRTPQQPPHTPPVACSTPQPLGVSAAAPAPSQSQPRRPTSSSPPETICLDDSLDEALAAPSLDSISHALALLSSAARGLVQSDSSPPSPPAPQPPAAPPAKRPRPPTPSPSYAVKREAPTPPATSTSPSVSSPSPSARPPASSPSARPPTSSLSISGVSGATRTDCFSLVRTTASTMAATVATASAHGQHRHAHPHLQRPATSANPTPKLLLHHPHSSPAASAASPSALQKPRPPPTASPLLPPSGAQSKLYPPPSGKSLTPTGGGGAKAGHGTTPPLQHRLTPPAHKAQQLPSTPSRPPQGHPKNTPPSPSARPPHHHQSNFITPMQATLTKASRSLPPIVKLTNALQTPRPPPATSAPAPPPSSVPSQTTSSPSLSLPRAQVTAVSSSSCKPNFRPPYAVQGVAGKAGQGSGLIVGGPKCAPPSSSSNTSSNTSSNPTPSPLRPAPSQSPSANHRRSCPSPAQRSSGIVGSGVKPIPSRVASTAPSTQTTLTQVTSAASLLGSPPSLPLLSAGGGGLGAFGMLGGLVPVSLPFQFPLDLLNFSPSGASTPSASPNSGYTLAQNSSQSQGGEVKRKTH